A window of the Syntrophothermus lipocalidus DSM 12680 genome harbors these coding sequences:
- a CDS encoding acetyl-CoA hydrolase/transferase family protein, with translation MSWKEYYEKRIVTPEEAAKLIKSNDRVVLGHACGEPKLVVDAMVERAGELENVEVVHMVAMGKARYCQPEYVKSFRHNALFVGAATRNALKEGRGDYTPCFFHEIPGLFRNNVLPVDVALVTVSPPDRHGFVSLGISVDYTRQAVLSAKTVIAEVNPNMPRTGGNSFLEVTDIDYFVLSEEPLYQLSPPEITDVERAIGENVASLIKDGDCLQLGIGAIPDAVLSFLGDKNDIGIHSEMVSDGVMNLVKKGVINCRRKTLHPNKIVITFAMGTAEFYRWLDYNPLIECYTVDYTNDPFVIARNDNMVSINSALAVDLLGQVAADTLGPYQFSGVGGQVDFVRGAARSSGGRSIIAMPATAAQGKASRIVPSLAPGQAVTTSRNDVDYVVTEFGVAKLKGKTVRDRARSLIEIAHPAFRDELREKFSQLMGYSI, from the coding sequence GTGAGTTGGAAAGAATATTACGAAAAGCGCATAGTGACCCCAGAAGAGGCGGCTAAGCTCATAAAATCCAACGACCGGGTGGTGCTGGGCCATGCCTGCGGGGAGCCCAAACTGGTGGTAGACGCCATGGTCGAAAGAGCGGGCGAACTGGAAAACGTCGAAGTGGTACACATGGTGGCCATGGGCAAGGCACGTTATTGCCAGCCAGAATATGTAAAATCCTTTCGACACAACGCCCTCTTCGTAGGCGCAGCTACCCGGAACGCACTCAAAGAAGGGCGCGGTGACTATACCCCTTGTTTTTTCCATGAAATCCCTGGCCTGTTTCGCAACAACGTGCTGCCGGTAGACGTAGCCTTGGTTACCGTGTCGCCTCCCGATCGTCACGGCTTTGTCAGTTTGGGTATCTCCGTGGATTACACCCGTCAAGCCGTCCTCAGTGCCAAAACCGTAATCGCAGAAGTCAATCCTAATATGCCGCGCACTGGGGGTAACTCTTTTTTGGAAGTGACGGACATAGACTATTTCGTCCTGAGCGAGGAGCCGCTTTACCAGCTTTCCCCGCCGGAGATAACTGATGTCGAAAGGGCTATAGGGGAGAACGTAGCGTCCTTGATAAAAGACGGAGACTGTCTGCAGTTGGGAATCGGCGCCATACCCGATGCCGTTTTGAGCTTCCTGGGCGACAAGAACGACATCGGCATTCACTCCGAAATGGTGTCTGACGGGGTAATGAACCTGGTCAAGAAAGGGGTTATTAACTGTCGCCGAAAAACCCTGCACCCCAACAAAATAGTAATTACGTTTGCCATGGGTACTGCGGAATTCTACCGGTGGCTGGACTACAATCCATTGATCGAGTGTTACACCGTAGATTATACAAATGACCCGTTTGTTATAGCCAGAAATGATAACATGGTGTCTATCAACTCGGCTCTCGCAGTCGATCTACTCGGACAAGTTGCGGCAGACACGTTGGGGCCTTACCAGTTCAGTGGCGTCGGAGGGCAAGTTGACTTTGTTCGAGGTGCTGCCCGCTCTTCCGGAGGGAGAAGCATCATAGCAATGCCTGCTACGGCTGCGCAGGGCAAGGCATCGAGAATAGTGCCTTCCTTAGCACCAGGGCAAGCGGTGACCACCTCAAGAAATGATGTGGATTACGTCGTAACCGAGTTCGGTGTAGCCAAGTTGAAAGGCAAAACCGTTAGGGACAGAGCCCGTTCTCTTATAGAAATAGCGCATCCTGCATTCAGAGACGAATTGAGGGAAAAGTTTTCACAATTAATGGGCTATTCGATTTAG
- a CDS encoding DUF1097 domain-containing protein, whose product MPLALSVGVLAGLLTYFAVATSSALHIVVWVSFIAWAVFFVAGADKNGVLKSLVPLCGGTVWGCICILAMQGLARGFSLPALSVLVGLAALVIVLMMKLPLFELAPAQFLGFAAYFGSYFGNAVGPNQSPVFVALCVAVSLAVGVLVGLVSVQIPNLFSGKEVSSQ is encoded by the coding sequence ATGCCCTTAGCTTTGTCGGTTGGAGTTCTTGCTGGCCTATTAACGTACTTTGCTGTCGCAACAAGTTCTGCGCTTCATATCGTTGTTTGGGTGTCGTTTATTGCCTGGGCCGTATTTTTCGTTGCAGGTGCAGACAAAAACGGTGTGCTGAAATCGCTGGTTCCCCTTTGTGGTGGCACTGTGTGGGGATGCATCTGCATCCTTGCGATGCAGGGGCTAGCTCGTGGGTTTAGTTTACCGGCACTGTCTGTCTTAGTGGGACTAGCTGCCCTAGTGATTGTCTTGATGATGAAGCTCCCTCTATTCGAACTAGCACCTGCACAGTTCTTAGGTTTTGCAGCTTATTTCGGTAGCTATTTCGGTAACGCGGTCGGCCCGAACCAGTCGCCGGTGTTCGTTGCGCTTTGCGTCGCCGTCTCGTTGGCTGTCGGCGTTCTTGTTGGTCTCGTTTCTGTTCAAATACCGAATCTGTTCAGCGGTAAAGAGGTTTCTAGCCAATGA
- a CDS encoding N-acyl homoserine lactonase family protein translates to MKLYFFECGILKSQKQYFTAGRGLLEPFDVPVPFFLIEHPQGYVLYDTGNALEVAIDKVKHWGDVIAAYDPVMTEDQWVVNQIKRVGVKPEDIKYVVLSHLHLDHAGGVGHFPNAKYVVQRDELYYAYVPDFFMKGAYIRADFDKNVDWFILEGWRDNKFDLFGDGKIIIYFTPGHTPGHQSLLVNLEKSGPMMLTGDACYTTENIDEDVLPGLGWSPSLCIQTIQTFRFLRDQRGVQIVTGHDPVAWQQYKKAPAYYD, encoded by the coding sequence GTGAAGCTTTACTTTTTTGAGTGCGGTATCTTGAAGAGCCAAAAACAGTACTTTACAGCAGGGCGCGGTCTGCTCGAGCCTTTCGACGTCCCCGTTCCGTTCTTTTTAATCGAACACCCTCAAGGCTATGTTCTATACGACACTGGCAATGCCTTGGAGGTAGCTATTGACAAGGTAAAACACTGGGGCGACGTAATTGCTGCGTATGATCCGGTTATGACAGAGGATCAATGGGTCGTAAACCAGATCAAAAGAGTCGGCGTCAAGCCGGAAGACATAAAATACGTGGTACTTTCTCATTTACACCTCGATCACGCGGGTGGTGTTGGTCACTTCCCCAACGCCAAGTACGTTGTCCAAAGAGATGAGTTGTACTACGCTTATGTGCCAGATTTCTTTATGAAAGGCGCATACATCCGGGCCGATTTTGATAAGAACGTTGACTGGTTTATCCTGGAGGGGTGGCGGGACAACAAATTCGATCTCTTCGGAGATGGGAAAATCATTATCTATTTCACGCCAGGACATACTCCCGGCCATCAATCGCTACTGGTCAACCTTGAAAAATCTGGTCCAATGATGCTGACCGGAGATGCCTGTTATACTACGGAAAACATCGACGAGGATGTCCTTCCGGGTCTCGGCTGGAGTCCTAGCCTCTGCATCCAAACGATACAGACTTTCAGGTTCCTGAGGGATCAAAGAGGCGTCCAAATAGTAACTGGTCATGATCCCGTAGCCTGGCAACAGTATAAGAAAGCACCAGCATACTACGATTAG
- a CDS encoding ABC transporter substrate-binding protein has product MKKQKLLALFMAIAMLALVVAGCGGSKTESTGTPASKSEEVVKLGFLGALTGSVANYGIPGKKGMEMAIDELNAKGGILGKKVVGIYEDNKGESSEVANITQKYISRDKVNAIIGDPCTGLTKVAAEICQKNNVVLFSAGATGTGVVEYGDCIFRNTLLDKFAVPSVVDWMINTKGWKNIAIITSLNNGYSTALTPVFKEAIAAKGGKVIIEETINDGDTDFSAQVTKIKQAKPDVLVFTGYYTEAALIQREAKKQGLDITLIGGDGLYGKDLIKLGGDAVEQKVIYYCGFSSDQPSPETAKFLKDYEARYKEKPDMFSAQYYDAVMIIAKAMTEAKSTDPAVFKKQLAQTKDYPGVSGNTTFGPDREPIKSPICLITVKNGEFVLLDKIPVKVD; this is encoded by the coding sequence TTGAAGAAACAGAAATTGTTGGCATTATTCATGGCCATAGCCATGCTGGCACTGGTTGTTGCGGGTTGTGGAGGATCTAAGACCGAGTCTACCGGTACACCAGCTTCCAAGAGCGAAGAGGTGGTCAAGTTAGGTTTTTTAGGGGCCTTAACGGGATCGGTGGCTAACTATGGTATCCCCGGCAAAAAAGGAATGGAGATGGCCATCGACGAACTTAATGCTAAAGGCGGCATCCTCGGCAAGAAGGTTGTAGGCATCTATGAAGACAACAAAGGGGAGAGCAGCGAGGTTGCTAACATCACTCAGAAGTACATCTCCCGGGATAAGGTTAACGCCATTATCGGCGATCCTTGTACCGGCTTGACCAAGGTTGCGGCCGAGATATGCCAGAAGAACAACGTAGTTCTTTTCTCGGCAGGCGCTACCGGCACCGGAGTCGTCGAATACGGGGACTGCATTTTCCGGAACACCCTGCTCGACAAGTTTGCGGTACCTTCGGTTGTCGACTGGATGATTAACACCAAGGGATGGAAAAATATAGCTATAATCACGTCGCTCAACAACGGTTACAGCACGGCTTTGACCCCAGTATTCAAGGAAGCGATAGCAGCCAAGGGCGGCAAGGTTATCATAGAAGAAACCATCAATGACGGTGATACCGACTTTTCGGCTCAGGTTACGAAGATTAAACAGGCCAAACCTGATGTTCTCGTCTTTACGGGTTATTACACGGAGGCTGCTTTAATTCAGAGGGAGGCGAAGAAGCAGGGGCTTGATATTACTTTGATCGGCGGTGACGGGTTGTACGGCAAAGACCTGATTAAGCTGGGCGGAGATGCAGTAGAACAGAAGGTTATTTACTACTGCGGCTTCAGCTCAGACCAGCCGAGTCCAGAGACTGCGAAGTTTTTGAAGGACTATGAGGCCAGGTACAAGGAAAAGCCGGACATGTTCTCGGCTCAATACTACGACGCTGTTATGATTATCGCCAAAGCTATGACCGAAGCCAAAAGTACCGACCCGGCGGTCTTCAAGAAACAGCTGGCCCAGACCAAGGACTACCCGGGGGTTTCGGGCAATACAACTTTTGGTCCTGACCGTGAGCCTATCAAGAGCCCGATATGTCTTATTACGGTGAAGAACGGCGAGTTTGTTTTGCTGGATAAGATACCGGTAAAAGTTGACTAA
- a CDS encoding branched-chain amino acid ABC transporter permease — MFWQQLVNGLTLGSTYALIALGYTMVYGIIQLINFAHGEIYMFGAFAGLFLVTVLQVNVFVAMTGAMIFCMVLGVLVERIAYRPLRGRSSRLSALISAIGVSIFLSTLMVLMHGPETERYPDTVKIASFHVGTIQVSSLQVIILVVTAVLMIWLQLFIHRTRLGKAMRACSQDLDAAALMGVDVNRVISFTFALGSALAAAGGVMVGLYYNAVWPYMGLMAGLKAFAAAVLGGIGSIPGAMLGGISLGIMEIFGVAYLSSSYRDAIAFGILILVLIVRPQGILGKPIAKKV; from the coding sequence GTGTTCTGGCAACAGTTGGTTAACGGGCTTACTCTGGGCAGCACATATGCTTTGATTGCTCTGGGTTACACAATGGTGTACGGCATTATTCAGCTCATCAACTTTGCCCACGGTGAAATATACATGTTCGGTGCTTTCGCCGGGCTTTTCCTGGTCACGGTCTTGCAGGTGAACGTGTTTGTTGCCATGACAGGGGCAATGATTTTCTGTATGGTACTGGGAGTTCTGGTCGAACGGATAGCTTACCGGCCCCTGCGCGGGAGGTCTAGCCGGCTGTCGGCTCTGATCAGTGCCATTGGGGTCTCTATATTCCTTTCGACTCTGATGGTGTTAATGCACGGCCCGGAAACGGAAAGGTACCCGGATACGGTGAAGATCGCAAGTTTCCACGTGGGAACGATACAGGTTTCTTCTTTGCAGGTCATCATCCTGGTCGTAACCGCTGTTCTTATGATCTGGCTTCAGCTTTTTATTCACAGGACCAGGCTGGGTAAAGCCATGCGGGCCTGCTCCCAAGACCTGGATGCGGCGGCGTTGATGGGAGTTGACGTAAATCGGGTCATTTCTTTTACTTTTGCGCTGGGCTCGGCTTTGGCGGCGGCGGGAGGAGTCATGGTGGGCCTATACTATAATGCGGTATGGCCTTATATGGGTTTGATGGCAGGTCTCAAAGCTTTTGCCGCCGCGGTATTGGGAGGCATAGGTTCTATCCCGGGAGCGATGCTGGGCGGCATATCTCTGGGGATAATGGAGATATTCGGGGTAGCCTATCTTTCGTCTTCTTACCGGGATGCCATAGCTTTTGGTATATTGATACTGGTGTTGATTGTACGTCCCCAGGGGATCCTGGGTAAACCGATTGCAAAGAAGGTATAG
- a CDS encoding branched-chain amino acid ABC transporter permease, translating to MNEVEAFIVEHIDAYYLRILILFGINIILALGLNLITGVTGQLSMGHAGFMSIGAYTSAILSLHTGAPFWSCLVAGAVVAGMFGVLIGVPTLRLEGDYLAMVTIGFAEIVRVVFLNLDVAGKAIGLSGIPSHTGFVNVWAVALAVIIANWQLLKSRVGIALYAIREDEIAAEASGVNTTLYKIGAFAVGSFLAGIAGCFYAHFITYINPQDFGFMKSIEILNMVVLGGMGSIPGTILGAFVLTLAPEMLRVVQEYRLLFYGALLVIMMIFRPNGLLGDVRWHEIRKRWARKEVKPHGVTEN from the coding sequence GTGAACGAAGTGGAAGCTTTCATAGTGGAGCACATCGATGCATACTACCTGCGTATATTGATACTTTTTGGCATCAATATCATTCTGGCTCTCGGGCTGAATCTTATCACCGGCGTAACCGGACAACTATCGATGGGACATGCCGGTTTCATGAGCATAGGAGCCTACACCTCTGCTATCCTGTCGCTTCACACCGGAGCTCCGTTTTGGTCGTGTCTCGTAGCTGGGGCAGTAGTGGCTGGGATGTTCGGGGTGCTCATCGGAGTTCCTACCTTGAGGCTGGAAGGAGACTATCTGGCAATGGTAACCATCGGGTTTGCCGAGATAGTCAGAGTCGTGTTCCTGAACCTGGATGTCGCTGGTAAGGCTATAGGGTTGTCCGGTATTCCTTCTCATACCGGTTTCGTGAACGTGTGGGCAGTAGCGTTGGCGGTGATCATCGCTAATTGGCAGTTACTCAAGTCTCGCGTGGGGATTGCGTTGTACGCCATTCGTGAGGACGAAATTGCAGCCGAGGCCTCGGGGGTTAATACCACCCTCTACAAGATAGGGGCGTTTGCGGTTGGTTCTTTCTTGGCGGGGATAGCCGGGTGTTTCTATGCTCATTTCATAACCTACATCAACCCGCAGGATTTTGGTTTTATGAAGTCGATTGAGATACTGAACATGGTGGTTTTAGGAGGAATGGGGAGTATCCCGGGTACTATTCTCGGAGCATTTGTACTCACCCTGGCTCCAGAAATGTTGAGGGTAGTTCAGGAGTATCGCCTCCTGTTTTACGGGGCACTGTTGGTTATCATGATGATTTTCCGTCCCAACGGGCTTCTGGGTGATGTCAGATGGCATGAAATCCGGAAACGGTGGGCGAGAAAAGAGGTGAAACCCCATGGGGTTACTGAAAATTGA
- a CDS encoding ABC transporter ATP-binding protein — protein MGLLKIDNVSHEFGGLRALDRVSLAIEKGEIFGLIGPNGAGKTTLFNLISGIYKPTEGQVFFKGRPIHNLAPHKISRLGVGRTFQNIRLFKKLSVVDNVKVGMHGVIIPEAADSKALGWGNKRKIEQRADELLNLVGLYEKRMEYAESLAYGEQRRLEIARALARNPCLLLLDEPAAGMNNREKEELMQLVGDIRDMGITILLVEHDMNVVMNVCDRIAVLDYGKKIAEGDPVSIRNDARVIQSYLGVGA, from the coding sequence ATGGGGTTACTGAAAATTGACAATGTATCCCACGAATTTGGCGGTTTGCGAGCTTTAGACCGGGTAAGTCTTGCAATAGAAAAAGGCGAGATTTTCGGTCTCATTGGTCCAAATGGGGCAGGCAAAACCACACTTTTCAACCTGATCTCCGGTATCTACAAACCTACGGAAGGCCAGGTGTTTTTTAAAGGAAGACCTATTCACAACCTTGCGCCCCATAAGATTAGTAGGCTCGGTGTGGGCAGGACTTTTCAGAATATACGTTTGTTTAAGAAATTGTCAGTCGTGGATAACGTAAAGGTTGGCATGCATGGGGTTATCATTCCTGAAGCTGCTGACAGTAAAGCTCTGGGTTGGGGCAATAAGAGAAAGATTGAACAGCGGGCGGATGAACTATTGAACCTGGTTGGCCTCTATGAAAAAAGAATGGAGTACGCGGAGAGCCTGGCTTATGGGGAACAGCGTCGCCTGGAAATCGCAAGGGCTTTGGCCCGCAATCCTTGTCTGCTCCTACTGGATGAACCGGCTGCCGGGATGAACAATCGGGAAAAGGAAGAGCTGATGCAGTTGGTGGGCGATATCAGGGATATGGGTATTACCATTCTGTTGGTCGAGCATGACATGAACGTGGTCATGAACGTTTGTGACCGTATTGCAGTCCTGGATTACGGAAAAAAGATTGCTGAAGGGGACCCGGTTTCGATCCGCAACGATGCCAGGGTTATTCAGTCCTACTTGGGGGTTGGAGCATGA
- a CDS encoding DMT family transporter, which translates to MSLSLIYSVLFLGILSVSTASIMIRYCTAPSLVIAFYRVLLTAGLAGLIGLKDRRNGFLSISRNDIAYCLGAGFFLALHFGFWITSLDYTSVSSSVLFTNLQVIFVLAFSFLFLRERVGFKAILGIIVALMGSVLIAGGDWHGGRLFGDLLALISAVFVAGYFIIGRRVRARVDVWTYSLIVNGTAALVLLAAVSIAGFPLYPYPKSDYLLFFGLALVPGIAGHTVLNWALKFVKAPIVAVSVLGESVMASILAFIFFHEALRAYQLLGGFLILAGIYTAYLNQSQDFNSTDLQCAPVPSPKNEHV; encoded by the coding sequence ATGAGCCTCTCGCTAATATATTCGGTGTTGTTTTTAGGTATTCTATCGGTTTCTACGGCTTCCATCATGATCCGCTACTGCACTGCTCCTTCCCTAGTAATAGCTTTTTACCGAGTGTTGTTGACAGCCGGTTTGGCCGGGTTGATAGGGCTCAAAGACAGGCGGAACGGTTTTCTGTCGATTTCTAGAAACGATATAGCCTATTGCCTAGGAGCCGGTTTTTTTTTGGCCCTGCATTTCGGATTCTGGATCACTTCGCTGGATTACACTTCTGTCTCGAGCTCAGTCCTCTTTACTAACCTTCAGGTAATATTCGTTCTGGCTTTTTCGTTCCTCTTTCTTAGAGAGAGAGTCGGCTTCAAAGCTATCCTCGGTATAATCGTGGCCTTGATGGGAAGTGTTCTTATCGCTGGGGGAGACTGGCATGGTGGCCGGCTTTTCGGCGACCTTTTGGCCCTCATCAGTGCGGTTTTTGTTGCCGGATACTTTATCATTGGCCGTCGGGTAAGGGCCAGGGTCGACGTTTGGACTTATTCTTTGATCGTTAACGGAACGGCCGCCTTGGTGCTATTGGCTGCTGTTTCGATTGCAGGTTTTCCACTCTACCCTTACCCTAAAAGCGACTACCTGCTGTTTTTCGGGCTGGCCCTGGTTCCCGGGATTGCTGGCCACACTGTTTTGAATTGGGCTCTAAAGTTCGTCAAGGCTCCTATCGTTGCCGTTTCGGTCTTAGGCGAGAGTGTTATGGCCAGTATTTTAGCCTTTATTTTCTTCCACGAGGCTCTGCGGGCATACCAGTTGCTAGGTGGGTTCTTGATATTGGCCGGGATTTATACCGCTTACCTCAACCAATCCCAAGATTTTAATAGCACAGACCTTCAGTGCGCACCTGTGCCATCACCAAAGAACGAACACGTTTAG